The following are encoded together in the Gemmatimonadota bacterium genome:
- a CDS encoding amidohydrolase family protein: MSPCSSRAARLAQPLAVAALLSPALVSLASAQQRPAAPPTAAPAVVTRTFGDLAQGPYKSLVIRNAMVIPGHGGPPAGPYDIMIEGNMITQMVPFDPVAAERRGAGTRLTGDRIIEAEGKYVMPGMIDLHTHIRTLPEEIEYVYYLKLAMGVTTMVNAADRGFADGMSEAKKSAANEIVAPRMFPLVGYGAGTSFTRRQLDDPALAPQVVKAMAANGTRVISMDPLGWSLELVTAIAKAAKENGMITSFHLQPSNTAVTQAVKAACAGITMIEHHYGYAESALDNKTQDFPRNYNYGNENDRFREAGKVWTYTNRERLLTEVADSLVKCGVTMLPTRVVYEANRDMVRATSLPWTDKYTHQALWNWNMPNPAYHGAFHYDWTSDDEYYWTSAFRLWGDLIYAFNKRGGRVAFGTDDNYIWATPGFSSIRELQLQRETGMHTLEVLKTATYNSAQTLLEPQLGLVRPGYKADLLLVDGNPAANLKFMYSFGDLTLDANGKMIRTKGIVHTIKDGVVMNNEKLMSEVERMVQASRKLAPANDPVRDPFKVTKIVP; this comes from the coding sequence ATGTCGCCCTGCTCTTCGCGCGCTGCGCGCCTTGCCCAACCGCTGGCCGTTGCCGCCCTGTTGTCGCCCGCGCTCGTCTCGCTCGCGTCGGCGCAGCAACGCCCCGCGGCACCGCCCACCGCGGCCCCCGCCGTCGTCACCCGTACCTTCGGCGACCTCGCGCAGGGGCCGTACAAGTCGCTCGTGATCCGGAACGCGATGGTCATCCCGGGCCACGGTGGACCGCCGGCCGGCCCCTACGACATCATGATCGAGGGGAACATGATCACGCAGATGGTCCCCTTCGACCCGGTCGCCGCCGAGCGACGCGGCGCCGGAACACGCCTGACCGGGGATCGCATCATCGAGGCCGAGGGGAAGTACGTGATGCCGGGGATGATCGACCTGCACACGCACATTCGCACGCTCCCCGAAGAGATCGAGTACGTCTACTACCTCAAGCTCGCGATGGGCGTCACCACCATGGTGAACGCCGCCGATCGTGGCTTTGCCGACGGGATGTCGGAGGCGAAGAAGAGCGCCGCCAACGAGATCGTCGCCCCGCGCATGTTCCCGCTGGTAGGCTACGGCGCCGGGACATCGTTCACGCGGCGCCAGCTCGACGACCCGGCCCTCGCGCCGCAGGTCGTCAAGGCGATGGCGGCCAACGGCACCCGCGTCATCTCGATGGACCCGTTAGGCTGGTCGCTGGAGCTGGTGACGGCCATCGCCAAGGCGGCCAAGGAGAACGGGATGATCACCTCGTTCCACCTGCAGCCCTCCAACACCGCGGTGACGCAGGCCGTGAAGGCGGCGTGCGCCGGGATCACGATGATCGAGCACCACTACGGGTACGCCGAGTCGGCGCTCGACAACAAGACGCAGGATTTCCCGCGCAACTACAACTACGGCAACGAGAACGACCGCTTCCGCGAGGCCGGGAAGGTCTGGACCTACACCAACCGGGAGCGCCTCCTGACCGAGGTCGCCGACTCGCTGGTGAAGTGCGGCGTTACGATGCTCCCCACGCGCGTGGTGTACGAGGCCAATCGTGACATGGTCCGCGCGACGTCGCTCCCGTGGACGGACAAGTACACGCACCAGGCGCTGTGGAACTGGAACATGCCGAACCCGGCGTACCATGGCGCGTTCCACTATGACTGGACGAGCGACGACGAGTACTACTGGACGTCGGCCTTCCGCCTGTGGGGCGACCTGATCTACGCGTTCAACAAGCGCGGCGGGCGCGTCGCGTTCGGCACCGACGACAACTACATCTGGGCCACACCGGGCTTCTCATCGATCCGTGAGCTGCAACTGCAGCGCGAGACCGGGATGCACACCCTCGAGGTCCTCAAGACCGCCACGTACAACTCGGCGCAGACGTTGCTCGAGCCGCAGCTCGGGCTCGTGCGCCCGGGCTACAAGGCCGACCTGTTGCTGGTCGACGGCAACCCGGCGGCGAACCTCAAGTTCATGTACTCGTTCGGCGACCTCACGCTCGACGCGAATGGCAAGATGATCCGCACCAAGGGGATCGTGCACACCATCAAGGACGGCGTCGTCATGAACAACGAGAAGCTCATGTCTGAGGTGGAGCGCATGGTGCAGGCCTCGCGCAAGCTGGCGCCGGCCAACGATCCGGTGCGCGATCCGTTCAAGGTGACGAAGATCGTGCCGTGA
- a CDS encoding DUF4126 domain-containing protein: METLLSIALGLGLAAAAGLRVFVPVFGASLAAHLGVLPLSPSFAWVGTLPALIAFGTATALEIGAYYVPWLDHALDVVASPAAVIAGVVASAAVITDLPPLVTWAVALIGGGGAAGIVQMLSVGARVKSAVTTGGLGNPVVATGETVGAIALTAMTLLVPLVALVVCIVFVFLLARFVWRRRNRSAATSS; encoded by the coding sequence ATGGAAACTCTCCTGAGCATCGCCCTGGGCCTCGGGCTCGCCGCCGCGGCGGGGCTGCGCGTCTTCGTTCCCGTCTTTGGCGCCAGCCTCGCGGCGCACCTGGGGGTGCTCCCGCTGTCGCCGAGCTTTGCCTGGGTGGGGACGTTGCCGGCACTCATCGCCTTCGGGACGGCGACAGCGCTGGAGATCGGTGCGTACTACGTCCCTTGGCTCGACCATGCGCTCGACGTCGTCGCCTCGCCGGCCGCGGTGATCGCCGGCGTCGTCGCCAGCGCGGCGGTGATCACCGACCTGCCGCCGCTCGTCACGTGGGCCGTCGCGCTCATCGGCGGTGGCGGGGCTGCCGGGATCGTGCAGATGCTCTCCGTGGGGGCGCGGGTCAAGTCGGCGGTCACCACCGGTGGGCTCGGCAATCCGGTGGTCGCCACCGGGGAAACGGTGGGAGCGATCGCGCTCACCGCGATGACGCTCCTCGTGCCGCTGGTCGCGCTCGTCGTCTGTATCGTGTTTGTCTTCCTGCTCGCTCGGTTCGTGTGGCGGCGGCGGAACCGCAGCGCCGCCACATCGTCCTGA